TAATAGTTAATATTATCAAACATATGCACGCCCTGTGGCGTTAAAACATCGTGCCGAACATCGAACATACATAAAGCATTATAAAGATAATGTTGAGCTATCTGCGATTCAGTCGCTGGTTTTACTGTTGTGCGATCACACGTAATTAATCAGTCGGGTAAGAAAAATGAATAATAAACATAACATTAATTTGCACTACGAATAATAAAGAAACTGCGCATTGATTCGTATAAATTGCAGctgtaaaaattaaatagttttaacaGAATGGAAATATTTAACGCAACTTGGAgggtattttatttactattgtACCTAATGCTTATTACATgaccaagctaagtttgcacctcgcACTTAAGGGCTAAACACACAACTATATTTATGACAAAATTTAGGATCCTAAATGATTTCTCGGCAAAGCAAGCGCATTTTTCAAAATCTTTGAGTGCAGGTATATttcttataataaaatatctacCCACTTTTAGTCGGTTTTCCCATCATAAGCATATAGAGTACCTAGATAACTGTTTTCCGTACAAGTGGCGTTTAAATTACCTAATCTAACTTTTACAAATGGAATGTTGTCTTAAGTTATCTAAATTACTTAGAAATGTataaaaaagatcaaaattaaatggaaacaattattagctatctatctaataagctaattgataatgatgatgatgaattattaaCTCAATAAAAACTTCTAAAACTgtctccgtttaatttaaggtttgaattaacggtcaaattgtaatacacgtttctcgatatttcgaacacaaatggattaaaaatacctacatgtgcatttattagcgttatttattacgtttttattacagaagttcacacaattttaaacagctctgttgtttcatttaaaaaaatgtgcaaattttaccgttaagtttcaaatgttaaaataagtaTAGTTAGGACTGACAAGTGTGATATtaagtaattacttatttataaaaaaaacaacaatgatGCGATAATCAACTCAACACAACACAGACATACTCGTATTATGCGGAATCCAATTAACTTTTACAAGAGCGTATGGCGCTAGTGTCTAACGGTTACTAGTCGATGCATTATGAAACCTTTAGTTCCATTTATACTCACCGGCACAGTTAACTTTGCGGCAAGTTTATAGTATAATATTGTTGGTATGTTACTACTTATAGATTAGATCTGCTATTTGTAGTTTAACCTTGTGTGTGTAGGTACGAACGTATTGTGACATTGTGTACTTATTTGTTTACATTCATACTAACTATTACTTTGATCGTTGTGGGTAAGTTATAAAGTCTGAAATTAATAGTAATATTATGATTGTTACATAACAGTTTATCTGGGTTATTAAATACTTTGCATAAATAAGTCTGCAATCATTGTATACGTGGCCGTGACTGATAAGACAGATAAAACTGAACATCAACAGTCGTAAAATGATAATTGATTCAAAAGtcttgtttgtatttatttgtaggtacttatttaggtaggtaccttccCTACCGTAGTTCTAATTACGTATTCCAAATTTGGAGATGTGCCTTTCAGGAATCCAAATAAGTAACggtacaaaaaattgtattttggaAAATAATAGGTATCGCATTTTCATCCTTATTCTTTATTTAAAGGATATTTAAGGCCAATTTTTTTCAGGAACATGGAAGCTATCGTGTTCAACGGTAAGACGAAGGAGGTGAAATATGTCTCCGACTATCCAATGCCGAAGATCACCAAAGACAACGAGGTGATCGTCAAAGTGGCGTATTCTGGGGTCTGCGGCACCGACCTCCACATCATCCAGGTCAGGAATAGCTGAAATACTGTTATTTTCCACCAGAGGGAGTCACCGAGGAGACAAATACTGATAcacagggcggacacgccatacaaaatacgcgttctggaatctacataggcacgacgacgtctgtacacgcgtcaatgtgtgcgtaagacacacaggctgactatcgcaaaactaGTACTatggtatgtaggtatttaaaatgtgtaaataaatgtaatcgttaatcatatatttttatttaaacgtacttaaaatgtgtctgtctatgtatttaagcattattattttacattacaataaatatatgactacaaacttgaactaattattcggtacctaattagttatttcatgtcgtattaatcgcgatacttttagaaagcattattattaagaaaggAAGTAGGCAGGTAACCTCAATTTCTtccactgacaagttggcgtTTGCTCGCGACTCACGGCCACGAGCGAGCCTGAAAGACctgccggcgcgcggatttcacggaaattatgtgactttgtacgaGCGACAAATTATTGAATATGACTGATTTTCGggtttttaggaaataaatacaaataaatgttttataaattaaaagtttattgGTTTAATCATTTGTgccttattaattaaagatacttaactaaaatattttttttaaaggatttgTCTCGAACATTCGATTGTAAatcgtatgtaatatgtaattattgctccgaacttagtgccgtgcgacggtcgccgacatacatcgcgttgcgcgcccgactgctttcctacggttttcctacaatctgcgcttgaggggtggggtaactcgaaccggtgcggtgcagagcgtgtccattctgtatgccagtactattatatattctgtgctgaTACACGAACCACTCTTATTGACACGCATATTGGGACGCGGGGTGTAACCGCGGTTCTACTTAGAGCTACCCACATAAGCATAGCAAATACCTTGAATTAACATGCGCTATTACATTGCGGGGCTGATGAGCTAACGAGTTACAAGAGAACGAGCGAGAACCGTAATGTAATGCTAGTTGCATTATATCCATGGCGGCGTTTccgccagagatgtgcgaggatgtgttgcgaggaacgtgtttgtcatgaaccaatgggAACACTTCGTTCACCTATCTTCGCTTCACTTAGGTGTTTCCACTAGAACTGTGctaagcgaggataggtaaatgaagcgtttattGATTCATGACAAAAACATTccccgcaacacatcctcgcacatctctggtggcaaCGCGGCCTATAAGTGCAGGAAGTATTTTGAATAGATAAAGGGAAACCGTAAAGGGtaggtatttgtattttgtagatACTGAATGGCTCTCCtcaaacaatatttaaatttttgtcaCCACTGCTTATTTACCTACTACTTCGAGGTCCAAAACACTTGTCACATCACAGCCATTAAGTACGTACTTTCTTAGACTCTTTAATCTCTTCTAAGTCGTTAGACTCTTCACAGAGTAATTGTGGCCATGATGATGGTTGTGGTGATGAGGATCAGTAGTAAActttcatgacgactttctcgGGAAAATGGGTGGTTCTCTAATAGATCATCAataatatcatttcttcttggtcatttagttttagtttttaaccttttgtttctactgttttattgtataaattCTGTTATCATTGCTTCTGATTGATCCTTATCACTGTGTATGTGTACAAATATCGCCGAAGCCGGAGTTACTCAAACTCAGGCCCCCAAGACACAGGTCTTTACCTAGTTTGGGGGTCAGAATATTTGTACAAACTTTCCATACTCATTGATCATTGTATTTTGCTTCAAGTTGATTGaacaatactttttttttctggtttcttCCAGTACCAGTTGTAACAGTCATTTTGTAGATAGTTAGCTTATCTAGTTTAGTACAGCTTAGTCTACTCTAAAAACGTGTTTATGTTCAATGATTACAGGGAGAATTTCCTGCCTGCAATAACCGGTCTTTTACTCTTGGCCACGAGTTCAGCGGAGTGGTTTATGAAGTTGGAAAAGATGTGTTCCTGAAGAAAGGAGAACATGTAGTCGTCGATCcaaataggtacgagtatggtGATTTTTGTGATGTGTTTACTTAAATTTAGGAGTTGTTTAATGTAGTTCAATGTAGGTTGACAGTACTGcagtttcattatatttttaaacttaaaaatggTAAGCCTGGAGCATCGACctatttttatcaaacttaaTAGCCACGTTTGCTTTcctaataataatgaaattatgaaaaaataaagtacgcatttaccaaatttcaaatcaagtGAGTTAAgatcactttaaagtttatggTGAACGAACAATtaagtacattaaaattattgcaaatacatgtagagcctgtttcaccactcgttgaaaaatcaatcaattttaaGTGACAAAACTATGATGCTGTCTCTGATTGTTTTGTCCGACGGCAGACGGCAGAGACAGCACcacatttatttgttacttaaaATGTATCTGAGAATTGTGAAACAAGTCCTTACTCCTTAAGGGATTAAGACATCAAGGCTAACAAAGGAGTATTTAATGCGTTTTACTTTATTCCAGCCAGTGCCTTCTGTGCGAATATTGCCGTAAGGGACGGTACCAGTACTGCTCGGTGAAGAACAGCGTGGGAGTCTGGACTGACGGTGGTTGGGCTCAGTACATCGTGGTCCCGCAGGACTACGTCTACCCCATCCCTAAAGAAGTCACTTTGGAACAAGGTATTTTTCTAGTTCCTAATTTTCTTAACGTAAAATGCAAAATAAACATACGTTTTATTGTGgcttataaataaatcatgcaGTAATGCAAAGGACATaagttaataaattttatttttatcagacATACAGAGACATCATTTTATTCTGTAGACAACTAACTTGATGTAAAATTTATGAGTTTCCTGAAAGTACTCTTGACCATTTTCATCTATATTTGGTGCTCTCGTGGCGTAATTTTccactatattttttttcaataaataaatattggttttagaaatattagtagttttaaaacTGGACCCCTGCGGAAAGTAATTGGTGATcctctcaataaaataaataacaacgataataataataagcattgTAACTGTTCCTTTCTGTCTCAGCTTCTCTCTGCGAGCCATACTCTTGCGTATCTCACGGGTTCGACAGGGCTTCGCCACTGTCTGTGGCAGACAGGGTCTTGGTGCTGGGCGCTGGGATCATCGGTGAGTTCAATTCTAGTGCAGTATTTTTAAAGATATCGACGTCCAAGTCTAAAACTAATTCTTTATAAATACGTACCTGGATTTTCCATCAGGTGACATAACGTACCTTCGATTGTACAAGAAATGAAAAAAGGGGGATTATGCCTTTGTTCTACCGAAGGTACTATATGAGTCAACAGCTGGTcagtttattgtaaaataagcttcttgaaattaatttattaacttcATTCAACATGTCGtttggtaaaataaatacatgatAAAAGACTTGACTCGTATGCATGATTtgtgtataattataataagcaCGAAACTCTTCATAAGTACCTGTACAGAATAGAGAATCTCTACACAGAAACAAATGcgaacagatatttgtatggtgATATTCTGTTTTAGGAAACCTATGGTTGACCACGCTGCATCTTCACGGGCACAGGGATGTGACCGTCTCCGAAATGAACAAAGCAAGGCTGGAAATTGTAAAACAGTTGGGTAcgttaatatacatataataagtataattattgtttacatttttaagtaggtatacttatagATGAAATGAAAGTTAAAAGCTACatataggttattttatttggattttTCAGATTTAGGCTACAGGCTGGTGACGCCTGATG
This sequence is a window from Choristoneura fumiferana chromosome 10, NRCan_CFum_1, whole genome shotgun sequence. Protein-coding genes within it:
- the LOC141431610 gene encoding D-altritol 5-dehydrogenase-like isoform X2; translation: MEAIVFNGKTKEVKYVSDYPMPKITKDNEVIVKVAYSGVCGTDLHIIQGEFPACNNRSFTLGHEFSGVVYEVGKDVFLKKGEHVVVDPNSQCLLCEYCRKGRYQYCSVKNSVGVWTDGGWAQYIVVPQDYVYPIPKEVTLEQASLCEPYSCVSHGFDRASPLSVADRVLVLGAGIIGNLWLTTLHLHGHRDVTVSEMNKARLEIVKQLDLGYRLVTPDVLANEKELYDVIIDCTGVAKVMEISLEYMKPGGKYVVFGCAPQTQRASIAPFEIFERELTVIGVKVNPFSFPNSLGWLRSMGSRYLDYKKLGIKTYSLSQYQEAIADLKSGSISKAMFKIE
- the LOC141431610 gene encoding D-altritol 5-dehydrogenase-like isoform X1, with translation MIIDSKVLFVFICRYLFRNMEAIVFNGKTKEVKYVSDYPMPKITKDNEVIVKVAYSGVCGTDLHIIQGEFPACNNRSFTLGHEFSGVVYEVGKDVFLKKGEHVVVDPNSQCLLCEYCRKGRYQYCSVKNSVGVWTDGGWAQYIVVPQDYVYPIPKEVTLEQASLCEPYSCVSHGFDRASPLSVADRVLVLGAGIIGNLWLTTLHLHGHRDVTVSEMNKARLEIVKQLDLGYRLVTPDVLANEKELYDVIIDCTGVAKVMEISLEYMKPGGKYVVFGCAPQTQRASIAPFEIFERELTVIGVKVNPFSFPNSLGWLRSMGSRYLDYKKLGIKTYSLSQYQEAIADLKSGSISKAMFKIE